In the genome of Nocardia sp. NBC_00416, one region contains:
- a CDS encoding roadblock/LC7 domain-containing protein — translation MNPELGGTNRQLDWLVSNFAGEVPGVAHAVLVSADGLLMAASAQLPVDRAEQLSAVTAGLASLSVGVSNLFEGGTVLQSVVEMEHGYLLLMAVGDGSYLAVLTNTSCDIGQVGYEMALLVERVGQTVQATPRVTMGS, via the coding sequence ATGAACCCCGAACTAGGTGGTACGAACCGTCAGTTGGATTGGCTGGTTTCGAACTTCGCAGGCGAGGTTCCTGGCGTAGCCCATGCCGTTCTGGTCTCGGCCGACGGCCTGCTGATGGCGGCGAGTGCCCAACTACCGGTCGATCGGGCCGAGCAGCTCTCGGCGGTCACGGCCGGCCTGGCAAGTCTCTCGGTGGGTGTGTCCAATCTGTTCGAAGGCGGCACAGTACTGCAGTCCGTCGTCGAAATGGAACACGGCTACCTGCTGCTGATGGCGGTGGGCGACGGGTCCTATCTCGCGGTGCTGACCAATACGTCCTGTGATATCGGACAGGTCGGCTACGAGATGGCTTTGTTGGTCGAACGCGTGGGCCAG